A genome region from Thermoanaerobacterium xylanolyticum LX-11 includes the following:
- a CDS encoding amino acid permease: MNLFRKKSADQLLETAEKTNLNKKLTAIDLAALAIGSVVGTGVFVSTGEGALKAGPAVIISYIIGGVTAVLAAFIFAELVTMFPVAGSTYTYSYVAFGEIIAWIIGWDLLLEYLISASAVASGWSGTFIGFLKTLGITLPKVITTPPISGGIMDLPAILITAFVTWILYVGVRESATVNNLIVLLKIAVIGLFVFLGFSHIKIANFTPFAPYGFKGIMTAAAIIFFAYVGFDAVSTAAEETKNPTRDVPLGLMVAVVLILVIYMAVAITLVGMVPFKHIDPNNALPGALLSVGINWGSALVATGAIVGMVSTLLVTLYGQIRIFMVMARDGLLPEVFSKVHPKYKTPHINTLITCVLTAIIAGFLPLDEIIELTNIGTLSAFIIVSIGVLVLRVKMPNAERKFKVPFVWIVAPLTMIFSLYLIINLPMVTLARFVIWMIVGLIIYFAYSRYHSTLNVR; encoded by the coding sequence ATGAATTTATTCAGAAAGAAGTCGGCAGATCAACTGCTTGAGACTGCTGAGAAGACGAATTTAAACAAAAAACTTACTGCCATTGATTTGGCTGCATTGGCCATTGGTTCTGTCGTCGGAACAGGAGTGTTTGTGTCAACTGGTGAAGGTGCTTTAAAAGCGGGTCCAGCAGTGATTATCTCTTATATAATTGGTGGCGTGACGGCTGTATTAGCTGCTTTTATATTTGCTGAGTTGGTTACAATGTTTCCGGTAGCTGGCAGCACATATACTTATTCTTATGTTGCTTTTGGTGAAATAATTGCTTGGATAATAGGATGGGATTTACTCTTGGAATATCTTATATCTGCAAGCGCTGTGGCGTCAGGATGGTCTGGCACGTTTATCGGATTTTTAAAAACTCTTGGCATCACATTGCCTAAAGTCATAACTACACCTCCAATTTCTGGCGGTATCATGGATTTGCCTGCAATTTTGATTACTGCGTTTGTGACATGGATTTTGTACGTTGGCGTAAGGGAAAGTGCCACTGTAAATAATTTGATAGTTCTCCTAAAAATTGCTGTCATAGGATTGTTTGTATTTTTAGGGTTTAGTCATATTAAGATAGCCAATTTTACCCCATTTGCACCGTATGGATTTAAGGGAATAATGACTGCAGCAGCTATCATATTTTTTGCATATGTAGGCTTTGATGCTGTTTCTACTGCGGCAGAGGAGACGAAAAATCCTACAAGAGATGTTCCTTTAGGACTTATGGTAGCGGTGGTATTGATTCTTGTCATATATATGGCTGTTGCTATAACATTGGTTGGGATGGTACCTTTCAAACATATAGATCCAAACAATGCACTTCCTGGTGCTCTTTTAAGTGTTGGGATTAACTGGGGTTCTGCACTGGTTGCTACAGGTGCTATTGTAGGCATGGTTTCGACGCTTTTAGTGACTTTGTATGGTCAGATAAGAATTTTTATGGTGATGGCACGTGATGGTCTTTTGCCAGAGGTTTTTTCAAAAGTTCATCCAAAGTACAAAACTCCTCACATAAATACATTGATTACATGTGTTTTGACTGCTATTATTGCTGGGTTTCTTCCATTAGATGAAATAATTGAGCTTACCAACATCGGTACATTAAGTGCTTTTATCATTGTATCGATTGGCGTATTGGTGCTAAGAGTAAAGATGCCAAATGCTGAAAGAAAGTTTAAAGTGCCGTTCGTGTGGATTGTAGCGCCTCTTACGATGATATTTAGCTTGTACCTTATCATCAATCTTCCGATGGTGACCCTTGCGAGATTTGTGATATGGATGATAGTAGGCTTAATCATTTATTTCGCGTACAGCAGATATCACAGCACTTTAAATGTAAGATAA
- the arcA gene encoding arginine deiminase, whose product MESCVSIDSLSINVYSEIGVLKKVLLHRPGKEIENLVPDYLGRLLFDDIPYLKVAQQEHDKFSDVLRENGVEVLYVENLIADVLNDDNIKNEFIEEFLNESGIILPVLKDALKEYLLSMNTEEMIDTIIAGIRKDDVKLKNVNSLSGIIKDDYPFYLDPMPNLYFTRDIGASIGNGLSISRMKTEARRRETLFIKYIHKYHDLFKDANIPLWYDRTMPFSIEGGDELILSDEVMAIGCSERTSSEAIEILAKNLLNGNTSFKKILVFEIPKARSFMHLDTVFTMVDYDKFTIHSGIQGTLSVYEISNGMDGTLKYRNDTNSLENILSNALGLDYVELIKCGGGDPIISGREQWNDGSNTLAIAPGVVVTYERNYVSNELLEKRGIKVLRIPSAELSRGRGGPRCMSMPLVRESLR is encoded by the coding sequence ATGGAATCCTGTGTCAGTATTGATTCTTTGAGCATAAACGTCTATTCTGAAATAGGCGTATTAAAAAAAGTTTTACTACACAGACCTGGGAAAGAAATTGAGAATCTAGTTCCAGACTATTTAGGAAGGCTTTTGTTTGATGATATACCATATCTCAAAGTGGCTCAACAAGAGCATGATAAATTTTCAGACGTATTGCGAGAAAATGGAGTAGAGGTATTATATGTTGAAAATTTGATTGCAGATGTCTTAAATGACGATAATATCAAAAATGAATTCATTGAAGAATTTTTGAATGAAAGCGGCATAATTTTACCTGTTTTAAAGGATGCTTTGAAAGAATATCTTCTTAGCATGAATACAGAAGAAATGATTGACACGATAATTGCTGGAATACGAAAAGATGATGTAAAGCTTAAAAATGTCAATTCTCTTTCAGGTATAATTAAAGATGATTACCCGTTTTACCTTGATCCGATGCCAAATCTATATTTTACCAGAGACATTGGTGCTTCAATTGGAAATGGTCTTTCCATAAGCAGAATGAAAACTGAAGCAAGAAGAAGAGAAACGCTTTTTATAAAGTACATTCATAAATATCATGATCTTTTTAAAGATGCAAATATTCCTCTTTGGTACGACAGAACAATGCCTTTTTCCATCGAAGGAGGAGATGAACTGATATTATCAGATGAAGTGATGGCAATTGGATGCAGCGAAAGAACATCGTCGGAGGCAATTGAGATTTTAGCTAAAAATTTATTGAATGGTAACACAAGTTTTAAAAAAATATTAGTCTTTGAAATTCCTAAAGCCCGCTCTTTTATGCATTTAGATACTGTATTTACAATGGTTGATTACGACAAATTTACTATACATTCAGGTATACAGGGAACTCTCAGTGTTTATGAAATTTCAAATGGAATGGATGGTACTCTAAAGTACAGGAATGATACAAATTCACTTGAAAACATTTTAAGCAACGCATTAGGATTAGATTATGTTGAACTTATAAAATGCGGTGGCGGTGATCCAATAATCTCAGGGAGAGAGCAATGGAATGATGGATCTAATACGCTGGCAATAGCACCTGGTGTTGTTGTAACATACGAAAGAAATTATGTTTCTAACGAATTGTTGGAGAAAAGAGGTATAAAAGTTCTAAGAATACCAAGTGCAGAGCTTTCAAGAGGTAGAGGTGGCCCAAGATGCATGAGTATGCCTCTCGTTAGAGAAAGTTTAAGATAA
- the argF gene encoding ornithine carbamoyltransferase codes for MPINLKGRSFLTLKDFTTEEIRYLLDLSHDLKAKKRNGLKDKLLDGKNIVLLFEKTSTRTRCAFEVAALDEGAHVTYLDMNSSQMGKKESLEDTAKVLGRFYDGIEYRGFEQKVVEDLAKYSGVPVFNGLTDVDHPTQILADMLTIEEHVAKPLNKVKIVFVGDTRNNMSYAWLYGCAKMGMHFVAYGPKELWPDRSVLDEANKIAEETGAILEVTDDIEKIKGADVIYTDIWASMGEEDKLADRVKLLTPFRVDMEMLEATQNPEVIFMHCLPSFHDFETKMAKDAKEKMNLDIREVTDEVFRSKHSVVFDEAENRMHTIKAVMVATL; via the coding sequence ATGCCAATAAATTTAAAAGGAAGAAGCTTTTTAACACTTAAGGATTTCACAACAGAGGAAATTAGGTATTTGCTGGATCTATCGCACGATCTAAAAGCAAAAAAGAGAAATGGACTAAAAGATAAACTTCTTGATGGTAAAAATATAGTTCTCTTGTTTGAGAAGACATCTACGAGGACAAGATGTGCGTTTGAAGTGGCTGCATTAGATGAAGGAGCGCATGTGACGTATTTGGATATGAACAGCTCTCAGATGGGCAAGAAAGAATCGCTGGAAGATACAGCAAAAGTTCTTGGCAGATTCTATGATGGAATCGAGTATAGAGGTTTTGAACAAAAAGTTGTTGAAGATCTCGCAAAATATTCTGGAGTTCCTGTTTTTAATGGGCTTACAGATGTGGATCATCCTACACAAATATTGGCAGATATGCTTACAATAGAAGAACATGTAGCAAAACCACTTAACAAAGTAAAAATAGTTTTTGTAGGTGATACAAGAAACAACATGTCTTATGCATGGCTGTATGGATGTGCAAAAATGGGAATGCATTTTGTGGCTTACGGACCTAAAGAACTGTGGCCAGATAGATCTGTTCTTGATGAGGCAAATAAAATTGCAGAGGAAACGGGCGCTATACTTGAAGTTACGGATGATATCGAAAAAATTAAAGGTGCAGATGTCATATACACAGATATATGGGCTTCAATGGGAGAAGAAGATAAACTGGCTGATAGAGTAAAACTTCTTACACCTTTTAGAGTTGATATGGAAATGTTAGAAGCCACACAGAATCCAGAAGTTATATTCATGCATTGCTTGCCATCTTTCCATGATTTTGAAACGAAAATGGCTAAGGATGCAAAAGAGAAAATGAATCTTGATATTAGAGAAGTTACTGATGAGGTTTTCAGAAGCAAACATTCAGTTGTTTTCGATGAAGCAGAGAATAGAATGCATACAATTAAAGCAGTGATGGTTGCTACTCTATAA
- a CDS encoding basic amino acid/polyamine antiporter yields the protein MDGSVGKQKKLGLMLLIALGVGSMIGGGIFNSPTDLIGVSNPQSALIAWLIGGIGIVSLALVFQMLANKRPSLTGGIYSYARAGFGEFVGFNSAWGYWLSAWLGNVAFLVLLFKTFNSLLGKGHELKPVVTFIVASILLWIIHYIITRGIKDAGVVNAIVTVAKLLPLILVIIFGLIVFKVPIFNVHNWTTTLASDGSASSLIGQIKGAMGTILWCFIGVEAATVLSERAESQKIVGKATVLSILITLLIYMLISTIAMGVVPAKVLAKASTPLANVLQATILGGAGGVIVKLGLIVSLLGATLSWILLAAEIPYVAAKDGVMPKWFSKENKNGVPINSLILTNVLTQIFLVSLLSDKLQSAYYTLYYMATTLILVPYLFSALFSLKVCNEDKSIVADTVISLIATIYSLYVIYAVGISYLGLAFIMYAIGIIPYYIAKRERGEKVSKAEVISMIIMILIAIIMIYEVATGKITP from the coding sequence ATGGATGGCAGTGTTGGGAAGCAAAAAAAGTTGGGGCTAATGCTTTTAATAGCATTAGGAGTGGGTTCGATGATTGGTGGAGGTATATTCAATAGCCCTACTGATCTTATTGGTGTATCAAATCCGCAGTCGGCTCTTATTGCATGGCTGATTGGTGGTATTGGCATAGTGTCGCTGGCGCTTGTGTTTCAGATGCTGGCCAATAAAAGGCCCAGTTTAACAGGTGGAATTTATTCTTACGCAAGAGCAGGTTTTGGAGAATTTGTAGGATTTAATTCTGCATGGGGTTACTGGTTAAGTGCTTGGCTTGGTAATGTTGCATTTTTGGTTTTACTTTTCAAAACATTTAATAGTTTGCTTGGAAAAGGACATGAATTAAAACCAGTAGTTACTTTTATAGTTGCTTCAATTTTACTTTGGATAATACATTATATTATTACAAGAGGAATTAAAGATGCTGGCGTTGTAAATGCGATTGTAACAGTTGCAAAACTGCTTCCATTGATTTTAGTCATCATATTTGGATTGATAGTTTTCAAGGTTCCAATTTTCAATGTACACAACTGGACAACAACACTTGCATCCGATGGCAGTGCAAGCAGCTTAATAGGACAAATAAAAGGTGCAATGGGAACCATATTGTGGTGCTTCATAGGTGTTGAAGCCGCAACAGTATTGTCTGAAAGAGCTGAATCTCAAAAAATAGTAGGTAAAGCAACAGTTTTAAGCATTTTAATTACACTTTTGATTTACATGCTTATATCGACTATTGCAATGGGCGTTGTGCCTGCAAAGGTTTTAGCAAAAGCCAGCACTCCATTGGCAAATGTACTTCAAGCTACAATATTAGGAGGCGCTGGTGGAGTTATCGTAAAGCTTGGTCTTATAGTATCACTTTTAGGGGCAACTTTAAGCTGGATACTGTTAGCTGCAGAAATTCCTTATGTAGCAGCAAAGGATGGAGTAATGCCCAAGTGGTTTTCCAAGGAAAATAAAAACGGAGTTCCAATCAATTCTCTTATTTTGACTAATGTGTTAACTCAAATATTTTTGGTGTCATTGTTATCTGACAAATTACAATCTGCATACTACACATTGTATTATATGGCAACTACATTGATACTTGTACCATATCTTTTTTCAGCATTGTTTTCTTTAAAAGTATGTAATGAAGATAAATCTATAGTTGCTGATACGGTAATTTCTTTGATAGCTACTATATATTCTTTATACGTAATTTATGCCGTAGGCATATCCTACTTAGGTCTTGCATTCATTATGTATGCAATAGGCATAATTCCTTATTATATAGCAAAAAGAGAAAGAGGAGAAAAAGTCAGTAAAGCTGAAGTCATATCTATGATAATAATGATTTTAATAGCGATTATCATGATTTATGAAGTTGCGACAGGAAAAATAACACCGTAG
- the arcC gene encoding carbamate kinase has translation MARIVVALGGNALQENPKDTSAEAQLKTAHSTAKAIVDLIEDGHEVIISHGNGPQVGQIVSTYETANSVNKNIPVMPFPECGAFSQGYIGYHLQQAIRDEMIKRGINKDVASVVTQVVVDKDDPGFKNPTKPVGSFFTEEQAKKLMEEKGYVMKEDAGRGYRRVVASPMPKKIVEEELIKTIVNAGHVVIAVGGGGVPVIENEDGSLKGVPAVIDKDLASEKLAEILNADILMILTAVEQVAINFNKPDQKDLSLLTVEEAKRYIEEGHFAEGSMLPKVKAAIMFAESKTGRKSIIASLSKAKLAVMGRSGTSIILSPVVERKLADLKA, from the coding sequence ATGGCAAGAATTGTTGTAGCACTTGGAGGAAATGCACTTCAGGAAAATCCAAAAGATACATCGGCAGAAGCACAGCTTAAGACAGCACATAGCACTGCAAAAGCAATTGTGGATCTTATAGAAGATGGACATGAGGTTATCATTTCTCATGGCAATGGACCGCAGGTAGGACAAATTGTATCAACCTATGAAACCGCCAATTCTGTAAATAAAAATATACCTGTTATGCCTTTTCCTGAATGCGGTGCATTTAGTCAAGGATACATTGGTTATCACCTGCAACAGGCGATTAGAGACGAGATGATAAAAAGAGGCATCAATAAGGACGTTGCGTCTGTGGTTACACAGGTGGTGGTTGATAAAGATGATCCAGGGTTTAAAAATCCGACAAAACCTGTAGGTTCATTCTTCACTGAAGAACAGGCTAAAAAATTAATGGAAGAGAAAGGATATGTAATGAAAGAAGATGCTGGCAGAGGTTATAGGAGAGTTGTCGCATCGCCAATGCCGAAAAAGATCGTTGAAGAGGAATTGATAAAAACGATTGTCAATGCAGGACATGTGGTTATTGCGGTAGGCGGTGGTGGCGTGCCAGTAATTGAAAATGAAGATGGAAGCTTAAAAGGCGTTCCAGCAGTTATAGATAAGGATTTGGCTTCTGAAAAGTTGGCTGAAATTTTAAATGCGGATATTCTCATGATACTTACGGCTGTAGAACAAGTTGCGATAAACTTCAACAAGCCAGATCAGAAAGACTTATCGCTGTTGACGGTAGAAGAAGCCAAAAGATATATAGAAGAAGGACATTTTGCAGAAGGTTCAATGTTGCCTAAGGTCAAAGCGGCAATAATGTTTGCAGAGTCTAAGACGGGACGAAAGTCGATAATAGCATCATTAAGCAAAGCGAAATTGGCAGTAATGGGTAGAAGTGGAACTTCCATAATCTTAAGTCCTGTTGTCGAAAGAAAACTTGCCGATTTAAAAGCTTAA
- a CDS encoding arginine repressor, with protein MMAYNQKALRQSKIIEIIREKEIINQKQLIEELKLNKIIATQSTISQDIKELRLIKVPSTDMKSYKYAFNEDCSLPQNNFLKSIVDIKCNGNIIVIKTLSGAASAVAEMIDLLKCDDIVGSVAGDNTIFVLVRKAGSTVVKEIFKSEMTN; from the coding sequence ATGATGGCTTATAATCAAAAGGCTTTAAGACAATCAAAGATAATCGAGATAATAAGAGAAAAGGAAATAATAAACCAGAAACAGCTTATTGAAGAGCTTAAGTTAAATAAAATTATAGCCACACAATCGACGATTTCTCAGGACATTAAAGAGCTAAGATTGATAAAAGTTCCAAGCACTGATATGAAATCATACAAATATGCTTTTAACGAAGACTGTAGTCTTCCACAAAACAATTTTTTAAAATCCATAGTCGATATTAAATGCAATGGGAATATCATTGTCATAAAAACATTGTCTGGAGCGGCATCTGCCGTAGCCGAGATGATAGATCTATTAAAGTGCGATGACATCGTTGGCTCTGTGGCCGGTGACAATACAATTTTTGTATTGGTGAGAAAAGCAGGCAGTACAGTGGTCAAAGAAATTTTTAAAAGCGAAATGACAAATTAA
- a CDS encoding D-alanine--D-alanine ligase family protein, with the protein MDKLKVAVLFGGQSGEHEVSRVSATSIINNIDREKYEVYMVGITKRGQWYLYSGDVDKIATGEWEKEAVPALIGPSTMYKGIIAFKDKSYEFYPIDVVFPVLHGPNGEDGTVQGLMELLEMPYVGPNVLSSSLCMDKVFSKRIFLESGIPTPKFTVVYRKNLNDVDKHEKIRSEISEKIGYPCFVKPANMGSSVGISKVHNEGELIDALKIAAKYDRKIIVEEGIDAREIECSVLGNDNPEASVAGEIVPAHEFYDYDAKYFDEASKLFIPAPIPDAKMEEIRELAIKAYTALDVRGMARVDFLMDKNTGKVYLNELNTIPGFTQISMYPKLWEASGKPYSELIDELIQLALSVHNEKCTNW; encoded by the coding sequence ATGGATAAGCTTAAAGTAGCTGTATTATTTGGGGGGCAGTCTGGAGAGCATGAAGTATCAAGGGTTTCAGCCACTTCTATAATTAACAATATAGATAGAGAAAAATATGAAGTTTACATGGTAGGCATAACCAAAAGGGGTCAATGGTATTTATACAGCGGCGATGTTGACAAGATTGCCACAGGAGAATGGGAAAAAGAAGCTGTGCCTGCTTTGATAGGGCCTTCAACTATGTACAAAGGAATAATTGCATTTAAAGACAAAAGTTATGAATTTTATCCAATTGATGTAGTTTTTCCAGTTTTGCATGGCCCCAATGGGGAAGATGGAACAGTACAGGGCCTTATGGAGCTTTTGGAGATGCCGTATGTTGGACCTAATGTGCTTTCATCATCATTGTGTATGGATAAAGTATTTTCAAAGAGGATATTTTTGGAGTCTGGCATACCGACGCCGAAGTTTACGGTAGTATACAGAAAAAATCTAAATGATGTAGATAAACATGAAAAGATAAGAAGTGAAATATCAGAAAAGATTGGATATCCTTGCTTTGTAAAACCTGCAAATATGGGTTCAAGTGTAGGGATATCAAAAGTTCACAATGAGGGTGAGCTAATTGATGCCTTGAAAATTGCAGCAAAGTATGATAGAAAGATTATTGTGGAAGAAGGTATTGATGCAAGGGAGATAGAGTGTTCCGTTTTAGGCAATGACAATCCTGAAGCATCTGTCGCTGGTGAGATTGTTCCAGCACATGAATTTTACGATTATGATGCAAAATATTTTGATGAAGCATCAAAACTTTTTATTCCAGCGCCTATACCTGATGCTAAGATGGAGGAGATAAGGGAGTTAGCCATAAAAGCGTATACGGCGTTAGACGTGAGAGGAATGGCCAGAGTAGACTTTTTGATGGATAAAAATACAGGTAAAGTCTACTTGAATGAATTAAATACGATCCCAGGATTTACGCAAATCAGCATGTATCCTAAGCTTTGGGAGGCATCGGGGAAACCATACAGCGAACTGATTGATGAGCTTATACAGTTGGCTTTATCTGTCCACAATGAAAAATGTACAAACTGGTAA
- a CDS encoding DUF1934 domain-containing protein, giving the protein MKKALITVKGTQKNAQNETDTIELITEGEFLKKGEYYYIKYDESELSGLDKTTTTLKVGEDSVILMRFGDNQSKMVFEKNTRHESNYVTPYGNIMLGVKSDEIKVNLTENGGELKLKYAIDLDERVLSDNELYLTVREVN; this is encoded by the coding sequence TTGAAAAAAGCTTTGATTACAGTTAAAGGCACACAGAAGAATGCTCAAAATGAAACAGATACGATAGAACTTATAACAGAGGGTGAATTTTTGAAAAAAGGTGAATACTACTATATAAAGTACGATGAATCGGAGCTTTCAGGCTTAGACAAGACGACAACTACATTGAAAGTTGGTGAAGATTCAGTAATATTAATGAGATTTGGAGACAATCAATCAAAGATGGTATTTGAAAAGAACACAAGGCATGAATCAAACTATGTGACTCCTTACGGAAATATAATGCTTGGCGTAAAATCTGATGAAATCAAAGTAAATTTGACAGAAAATGGTGGAGAGTTGAAACTCAAATATGCCATTGATTTAGATGAAAGAGTATTAAGCGATAATGAACTATATTTAACGGTGCGGGAGGTTAATTGA
- the argS gene encoding arginine--tRNA ligase, with the protein MDNIVQKVKNQITEMVINSIEEAKKNGLLNIEEIPSVEIEEPKEKQFGDLAINTAMIMAKPAKMPPRKIAEIIKDGLKLEGTMIEKVEIAGPGFMNFYLNDDYNVEALMLIKEKGPDYGRVNIGNGKRVQVEFVSANPTGPMHMGNARGGALGDALSSILDYAGYDVTREFYINDAGNQIEKFGLSLEARYLQLLGEDAEVPEGGYHGDDIIERAKEFLELYGDKYKDADPEERRKALIQYGLKKNIAKLKEDLEAYGIEYDVWFSENTLHESGEVQSVIEELKEKGYTYEKDGALWFKETLFGAEKDDVLVRANGFPTYLASDIAYHKNKFVTRGFDWVIDIWGADHHGHVAPMKGAMKALGIDPDRLDVLLMQLVRLMKGKEVVRMSKRTGKMVTLRDLIDEVGKDAARFFFNMRSADSAVDFDMDLAVEQSNENPVFYVQYAHARICSILRQLKEDGIDTDNLKEVNLKLLSEDTEISLIKKLAYLPEEITIAANTMAPHRITRYILDVSSLFHTFYNSCRVRGVDEELMKARIVLIDATRIVIKNVLDMLKITAPEKM; encoded by the coding sequence TTGGATAATATTGTACAAAAGGTAAAAAATCAGATAACTGAAATGGTGATAAACTCTATAGAGGAAGCTAAAAAGAATGGCCTTTTAAATATTGAAGAAATTCCATCAGTGGAAATAGAAGAACCTAAGGAAAAACAATTTGGAGATTTAGCTATAAACACAGCCATGATAATGGCAAAACCTGCAAAGATGCCGCCAAGAAAGATCGCAGAGATAATTAAAGATGGACTTAAGCTTGAAGGTACAATGATTGAAAAAGTGGAAATAGCAGGTCCAGGATTTATGAATTTTTACTTGAATGATGATTATAACGTTGAAGCATTGATGCTTATAAAAGAAAAAGGTCCAGATTACGGCAGAGTGAATATTGGAAATGGCAAGAGAGTACAAGTAGAATTTGTATCGGCAAATCCAACTGGACCCATGCACATGGGAAATGCCAGAGGTGGTGCATTAGGCGATGCACTTTCATCTATATTGGACTATGCAGGATACGATGTCACGAGAGAGTTTTACATAAACGATGCAGGCAACCAGATAGAAAAATTTGGCTTGTCATTGGAAGCTCGCTATTTGCAATTATTAGGTGAAGATGCCGAAGTGCCTGAGGGCGGTTATCACGGCGATGATATAATTGAAAGGGCAAAAGAATTTTTAGAATTATACGGTGATAAGTACAAAGATGCAGATCCTGAAGAAAGGAGAAAAGCATTAATACAGTATGGACTTAAAAAGAATATAGCTAAACTTAAAGAGGACCTTGAAGCGTACGGGATAGAGTATGACGTATGGTTTTCTGAAAATACGCTGCATGAAAGCGGTGAGGTACAATCAGTCATAGAAGAACTTAAGGAAAAAGGTTATACGTATGAAAAAGATGGTGCTCTTTGGTTTAAAGAGACGCTTTTTGGTGCTGAAAAAGATGACGTATTAGTAAGGGCAAATGGTTTTCCTACATATTTAGCATCTGATATAGCCTACCACAAGAATAAATTTGTGACTCGTGGCTTTGATTGGGTCATCGATATATGGGGTGCCGATCATCATGGACATGTGGCACCGATGAAGGGTGCCATGAAAGCACTGGGTATTGACCCTGATAGGCTTGATGTGCTTTTGATGCAGCTTGTAAGGCTTATGAAGGGCAAAGAAGTAGTGAGGATGTCAAAAAGGACAGGCAAAATGGTGACATTGAGAGATTTGATTGATGAAGTCGGCAAAGACGCCGCGAGATTTTTCTTTAACATGCGTTCTGCTGATAGTGCTGTTGACTTTGATATGGACTTAGCTGTTGAGCAGTCAAATGAAAATCCAGTTTTTTACGTTCAATATGCCCATGCCAGAATATGTTCTATATTGAGGCAATTAAAGGAAGATGGGATTGATACAGACAATTTAAAAGAAGTCAACTTAAAATTGTTGAGTGAAGATACAGAGATTAGTTTGATTAAAAAACTGGCATATCTGCCTGAAGAAATTACAATAGCAGCAAATACCATGGCTCCTCACAGAATCACGCGGTATATACTCGATGTATCATCATTGTTTCACACTTTTTACAATAGCTGCAGGGTGAGAGGTGTTGATGAAGAACTGATGAAAGCGAGGATAGTCCTAATCGATGCTACAAGAATTGTAATAAAGAATGTGCTGGATATGTTGAAGATAACAGCACCAGAGAAAATGTAA
- a CDS encoding MBL fold metallo-hydrolase: MKIRYFGHSCFKITLENGISIVTDPFDQTVGYPLPETEADIVTSSHSHFDHNYFKAVKGDFKIVNTPGEHDVDGVHIKGVSVFHDDEHGAKRGKNIIFVIEADGMKVCHAGDLGHILTDDMVKEVGDVDVLMVPVGGYYTIDDRQAVKVVEQLKPKLTIAMHFRTSNVNLPIETEDNFLKMTGGRKVQSNEIEIDRNYLEGRSDVVALNYENS, from the coding sequence ATGAAAATACGGTATTTTGGACATTCATGCTTCAAGATAACATTAGAAAATGGTATAAGCATAGTGACAGATCCATTTGATCAGACTGTAGGATATCCGCTGCCTGAGACAGAAGCCGACATTGTGACATCATCTCATTCTCATTTTGACCACAATTACTTTAAAGCTGTAAAGGGTGACTTTAAAATCGTGAATACTCCTGGTGAACATGATGTAGATGGTGTTCACATAAAAGGAGTAAGTGTATTTCACGATGACGAGCATGGTGCTAAAAGAGGGAAGAACATAATATTCGTAATAGAGGCTGATGGCATGAAAGTGTGCCATGCAGGGGATCTTGGACACATACTTACAGACGATATGGTGAAAGAAGTAGGAGATGTTGACGTATTGATGGTGCCAGTTGGTGGGTATTACACGATTGATGATAGACAGGCAGTAAAAGTAGTTGAGCAGCTTAAACCAAAGTTGACCATTGCAATGCACTTTAGGACAAGCAACGTTAATTTGCCAATTGAGACGGAGGATAATTTCTTGAAGATGACAGGCGGACGGAAGGTACAGTCTAATGAAATTGAAATTGACAGAAATTATTTAGAAGGCAGAAGCGATGTGGTCGCTTTGAATTATGAAAATTCATAA